The Kineococcus radiotolerans SRS30216 = ATCC BAA-149 genomic interval GGTCGTCGGGATCCGTCGCCGCCAGCTCCTCGTCGGTCGGCTGGTGAGAGATGCACGTGCGCGTCGGCATCGACGTCGCCATGGGCCCGCCCTGCAGCCACTCCTCGTGCGCGACCTCCTCCGGGCTCGGCGTCCACCCGCCGTCGACCTCCTCCGGCGCCGTCGTGGGCGCCGCCGCGGGCACGTCCGAGGACGCCGAGGACGAGGTCACGGCCTCGGTCCCGCACGAGCCGAGGAGCAGGGCGAGGGCCGCGAGCGGCAGGACGAGCACGAGACGCACCCACCGAGCCTGCCAGCGCGGTGGAGGCGGGCGACGCGAACGAGCCCGCGTCACCCGTCCGGCCCCGTGGTGGAGAGGCCGCAGGAGCTCTCCCCCTGCGACGGGTCCGAGGGTGAGACGGTCCGGTGGGCGGAAGGCGGATGACGAGGACGGGGAGCCGGCCCGGGTCAGGGTCGGGCGCCGTCACCGGCGAGGGTGGTGAGGAAGTCGTCCAGGAAGGCCTCGACGTCGACGGCCAAGGCCACCCGTGTCGAGGGTGCCGGCCGACCAGGGCGGGTGGCGGGTTCGAACGGCACCGGACCCCCCTCTGCGGTGCGCAGCAGGTGCGCGCGCCAGCGTTCCCCGTCGGGGACGAGCCCGACGGGTCCGTCTTCGAAGTCGGAGATCCAGCGTGGTTCGACCAGCAACGCCGCGGCGAGCCCGTCCCAGGCGGGAGAGACTCGCCGGCCCCAGACCTGCTGGTAGAAGTCCATGTAGGACTCCAACAACGCGGCGCTGAAGCGGCCGACCTCGGTGGGGCTGTCGTGCAGGCGTCGCACCGCGGCTTCGTCGACGATGGCACCGGCTCCGACGTTGACCCCGACCATCACGAGCTGGGTGCGGGGAGCGGCGAACACGGCCCGGGCCGCGGCGGCGTCGTTGGCGATGTTGGCGTCGACGATCTGGGCGACCCCCAGCGCCGGGAAGGGACCCGAGCCGCCCATGACGACGGTGGAGCGGAACTTCGTGAGCAGGTCGGGGTCGCGTTCGAGGGCGGCGGCGATGTTGGTCATGGGCCCCAGGACCAGGAGGTCGTGGCGACCGGGGTCGGTGTTCGCCAGGTGCACGAGCTGCTCGGCGGCACTGCGGTCCTCGACGGGGACGTCGGGCCGCTCCCCGCCCAGATCGCCCAGTCCGTCGTGGCCGTGGACGTAGGTCGCGAAGTGGGCCGGGCGGCCATCGATGGGACCTGCGGCCCCGACCGAGACGGGGATGCCGCCCTCGCCGACGGTGAGGCCGGCCACCGACAAGACCGCGCCGATGTTGCGGGTGGCGTCCTGCACGGTGCAGTTGCCGTAGACGGCGGTGACCGCCGCGATCTCGACGTCGCGGCGGCCGGCCAGCCACAGCAGGGCGAGGGCGTCGTCGATGCCGGTGTCG includes:
- a CDS encoding nucleoside hydrolase, whose product is MTTPRDHTPDSSGSGRSVVVDTDTGIDDALALLWLAGRRDVEIAAVTAVYGNCTVQDATRNIGAVLSVAGLTVGEGGIPVSVGAAGPIDGRPAHFATYVHGHDGLGDLGGERPDVPVEDRSAAEQLVHLANTDPGRHDLLVLGPMTNIAAALERDPDLLTKFRSTVVMGGSGPFPALGVAQIVDANIANDAAAARAVFAAPRTQLVMVGVNVGAGAIVDEAAVRRLHDSPTEVGRFSAALLESYMDFYQQVWGRRVSPAWDGLAAALLVEPRWISDFEDGPVGLVPDGERWRAHLLRTAEGGPVPFEPATRPGRPAPSTRVALAVDVEAFLDDFLTTLAGDGARP